In the Oryza glaberrima chromosome 6, OglaRS2, whole genome shotgun sequence genome, one interval contains:
- the LOC127776913 gene encoding U-box domain-containing protein 20-like, with product MCPVTKGDLRADDLIPNHALRCIIQAWCVANHCRGVERIPTPRVPVTLAQAGEVLGLGEVEAAARAGDAARCGAAVREVGRLAWESDRDRRCLASSGAASALAAVVASFAAVSDSSASSVLLNDVQASLVLVMPLDEKAIMAIGSSTASVALLANVAKHDDLQRRLQAVVIIREIVVLSSCC from the coding sequence aTGTGCCCGGTTACCAAAGGTGACCTCCGCGCCGACGACCTCATCCCCAACCACGCCCTCCGCTGCATCATCCAGGCGTGGTGCGTCGCCAACCACTGCCGTGGCGTCGAGCGGATCCCCACGCCGCGGGTGCCTGTCACGCTGGCACAGGCGGGCGAGGTGTTGGGCTTGGGCGAGGTCGAGGCCGCCGCGcgggcgggcgacgcggcgaggtgcggcgcggcggtgcgcgAGGTCGGCCGCCTCGCGTGGGAGTCCGATAGGGACCGGCGGTGCCTCGCGTCATCTGGCGCCGCCAGCGCACTCGCCGCGGTGGTCGCATCGTTCGCCGCAGTGAGTGACTCGTCAGCGTCGTCGGTCCTGCTCAACGACGTCCAGGCGTCGCTGGTGCTCGTCATGCCGCTCGACGAGAAGGCCATCATGGCCATCGGCTCATCGACCGCGTCGGTGGCGCTGCTCGCCAACGTCGCCAAGCACGACGACCTGCAGAGGAGGCTCCAGGCGGTGGTCATCATCAGGGAGATCGTTGTGTTGTCCTCGTGCTGCTAA